In one Candidatus Paceibacterota bacterium genomic region, the following are encoded:
- the speA gene encoding biosynthetic arginine decarboxylase, protein MSNTTEGGEPWDIQAARNLYNIHRWGADYFDINEAGHVVAKPLREAGATVELADVIEEAKGRGLKFPLLIRFQDILHHRVESINLAFRNSIAEFGYQGKYRGVFPIKVNQLREVVEEILDAGRPFDFGLEVGSKPELLAGLALQSQLGSLIVCNGYKDASFIRMALLGIKLNKKVIMVVEKLEELRQIIALSKQFGVEPLIGIRLRLLSRGTGKWAESAGENAKFGLSTAELLAATEMLKAENLAHCFKLLHFHIGSQVPDILIVKKAVQEASRFYAKLHKMGFQIEFLDVGGGLGVDYNGSRSAFDSSTNYTLQEYANDIVYYIADVCDAEKVPHPDIISESGRAIVAHHSVLIVEVFGAIGKDRLAERPVYGENEAPLVDELLDIQTNLAKLNKLEAYHDALERKEDAQHMFTLGMMDLPAKAKIEELYWEISREVVESFKGQAYVPAEIRKLEDSLGDQYLCNFSVFQSLLDHWALDQLFPIMPVSRLNERPTREATLVDITCDSDGQVNKFIDLRDVRDTLPLHPLNTNGNGQPEPYYLGFFMMGAYQDIMGDLHNLFGRVNEVHVFLEPDEPAGYYVEEIIEGSTIVQCLASVQYDENELKRQMKAQIDEAIKSDRMKPSEAMRLLDDYERGLKEYTYLSF, encoded by the coding sequence ATGAGCAACACGACTGAAGGCGGGGAGCCCTGGGATATCCAGGCCGCTCGCAACCTTTACAACATTCATCGCTGGGGCGCGGATTACTTTGACATCAACGAAGCTGGGCACGTCGTGGCCAAACCGCTGCGTGAGGCAGGGGCGACCGTCGAGCTGGCGGATGTGATCGAAGAAGCAAAGGGGCGCGGGCTCAAGTTCCCGTTGCTGATCCGGTTCCAGGACATTCTGCACCACCGGGTCGAGTCGATTAACCTCGCTTTCCGCAACTCGATCGCTGAGTTCGGTTATCAGGGCAAGTATCGCGGAGTCTTCCCCATCAAGGTGAACCAGTTGCGCGAAGTGGTGGAGGAGATTCTGGACGCGGGCAGGCCGTTTGATTTCGGCCTGGAAGTCGGCAGCAAGCCGGAGTTGCTAGCGGGCCTCGCCCTGCAGAGTCAACTCGGCAGCCTGATTGTCTGCAACGGTTATAAAGACGCTAGTTTCATTCGGATGGCACTGCTCGGCATCAAGTTGAACAAGAAGGTGATCATGGTCGTGGAGAAGCTCGAAGAACTGCGCCAGATCATCGCGTTGTCCAAGCAGTTTGGCGTGGAACCCCTCATCGGCATCCGGTTGCGACTCCTGAGCCGGGGCACCGGCAAATGGGCTGAGAGCGCCGGCGAGAATGCGAAGTTCGGTTTGAGCACCGCAGAATTGCTGGCCGCGACGGAGATGCTCAAGGCGGAGAACCTCGCCCACTGCTTTAAGCTGCTGCATTTCCATATTGGTTCGCAGGTGCCGGACATTCTCATAGTCAAGAAGGCTGTGCAGGAAGCCTCGCGGTTCTACGCCAAACTCCACAAGATGGGCTTTCAGATTGAATTTCTCGACGTCGGCGGCGGGCTGGGCGTGGATTACAATGGCAGCCGCTCCGCGTTCGACAGCTCCACCAACTACACGCTGCAGGAGTACGCTAACGACATTGTGTATTACATCGCCGATGTCTGCGACGCGGAGAAGGTTCCGCATCCGGACATTATCAGCGAGAGCGGGCGGGCGATTGTCGCACACCACAGCGTGTTGATTGTGGAAGTCTTCGGCGCGATCGGCAAGGACCGGTTGGCGGAGCGTCCCGTGTATGGCGAGAATGAGGCCCCGCTGGTGGACGAATTGCTCGACATCCAGACGAATCTGGCGAAGTTGAACAAGCTGGAGGCATATCACGACGCGTTGGAACGAAAGGAAGACGCGCAGCACATGTTCACGCTGGGTATGATGGACCTGCCGGCGAAGGCGAAGATCGAGGAACTGTACTGGGAAATCAGCCGGGAGGTCGTCGAGAGCTTCAAAGGCCAGGCCTACGTGCCGGCGGAGATTCGCAAGCTTGAAGACAGCCTCGGGGACCAATATCTCTGCAATTTCTCGGTCTTTCAATCACTGCTCGACCACTGGGCACTGGACCAGTTGTTCCCCATCATGCCCGTAAGCCGCCTGAACGAGCGCCCCACGCGCGAAGCTACTCTGGTGGACATCACCTGCGATTCAGACGGCCAGGTCAACAAGTTTATTGACCTGCGCGATGTGCGCGACACGCTGCCGCTGCATCCGCTCAACACCAATGGCAACGGACAGCCGGAGCCATACTACCTGGGCTTCTTCATGATGGGCGCCTACCAGGACATCATGGGCGATCTGCATAATCTGTTTGGGCGCGTCAACGAGGTCCATGTTTTCCTCGAGCCCGACGAACCGGCGGGCTACTACGTCGAGGAGATAATCGAAGGCAGCACAATTGTTCAGTGTCTCGCCTCGGTGCAATACGACGAGAACGAGCTCAAGCGGCAAATGAAGGCGCAGATTGACGAAGCTATCAAGTCCGACCGCATGAAGCCGTCCGAAGCCATGCGCTTGCTCGACGATTACGAGCGCGGGTTGAAGGAGTATACCTACCTGAGCTTCTAG
- a CDS encoding CsgG/HfaB family protein, whose amino-acid sequence MKNPSGVPVTHMTADEQGFVAGTGMESQDLVMVADKMARSILGIPQIASAAAPPTIVLEPVDNQTRFPINKEIFLTRIRAQLNSKARGKVMFLARNQMEALEKERNRKREGQVTASADPTVQEFKGADYFLTGTLQGLSTRTKAGTSDYILYDFHLIDARTSVIVWEDSAEMKKQGLEDAAYR is encoded by the coding sequence GTGAAGAATCCATCAGGCGTGCCTGTGACTCACATGACCGCTGACGAGCAGGGATTCGTAGCAGGGACAGGCATGGAGTCGCAGGATTTGGTGATGGTGGCCGACAAGATGGCACGGAGCATCCTGGGAATTCCGCAGATTGCCAGTGCGGCGGCGCCGCCAACCATCGTTTTGGAGCCAGTAGACAACCAGACCCGGTTTCCCATCAACAAAGAGATATTCTTGACGCGAATTCGTGCGCAGTTGAATTCCAAGGCGCGCGGCAAGGTGATGTTCCTGGCTCGAAACCAGATGGAAGCACTGGAGAAGGAACGGAACCGCAAGCGCGAGGGGCAGGTGACGGCGAGTGCGGATCCGACGGTCCAGGAATTCAAAGGCGCTGACTACTTTCTGACCGGCACCCTGCAAGGCCTGTCCACGCGCACGAAGGCTGGCACCAGCGATTACATTTTGTATGATTTCCATCTCATTGATGCGCGGACGAGCGTCATTGTTTGGGAAGACTCGGCGGAGATGAAGAAACAGGGCTTGGAAGACGCGGCGTATCGCTGA
- a CDS encoding NAD-dependent epimerase/dehydratase family protein: MNRNCLVTGSSGLIGSEVAAYFHARGLTVHGVDNNQREVFFGAQGNTRWNQERLRQTLPGFAHHELDIRDRAAVLRLVKALKPAVIIHTAAQPSHDLAASIPFDDFDVNAVGTLNLLEAARRYCLESPFIHMSTNKVYGDRPNMIALKELDRRWDYADPEFAQGIPETFSIDQSKHSLFGASKVAADVMVQEYGRYFGLPTCCLRGGCLTGPNHSGVELHGFLSYLVKCNLEGREYKIYGYKGKQVRDNIHSVDVAGFMFEFYQAPRAGEVYNLGGGKDNSCSILEAFEMASACTGKKQIHTYVDKARSGDHICYYSDLRKMQSHYPRWQLTRDLPHIFEEIVASWRERMAAK; the protein is encoded by the coding sequence ATGAATAGGAATTGTCTTGTGACCGGTTCGTCCGGTTTGATCGGCTCGGAGGTTGCCGCTTACTTCCACGCGCGCGGCTTGACGGTGCACGGCGTGGACAACAACCAACGCGAAGTCTTCTTCGGCGCGCAGGGCAACACCCGCTGGAACCAAGAACGACTGCGGCAGACACTGCCAGGTTTCGCGCATCATGAGCTGGATATTCGCGACCGAGCCGCGGTGTTGAGGCTAGTCAAAGCGCTTAAGCCTGCCGTCATTATTCATACCGCGGCCCAGCCTTCGCACGATTTGGCCGCCAGCATTCCTTTCGACGATTTTGATGTGAATGCGGTAGGGACACTGAACCTCCTGGAGGCAGCGCGGCGCTACTGTCTGGAGTCGCCTTTCATTCACATGTCCACCAACAAGGTCTACGGCGACCGGCCCAATATGATCGCCTTAAAGGAGCTGGACCGGCGTTGGGACTACGCTGACCCGGAATTCGCACAGGGCATTCCCGAGACCTTCTCGATTGACCAGTCGAAGCATTCGCTGTTCGGGGCGTCAAAGGTCGCCGCCGATGTGATGGTGCAGGAGTATGGCCGGTACTTTGGTTTGCCCACCTGTTGCCTGCGTGGCGGTTGCCTGACGGGCCCGAACCATTCTGGAGTGGAGCTGCATGGTTTCCTTAGTTACCTGGTGAAGTGCAACCTCGAAGGCCGCGAATACAAGATCTACGGCTATAAGGGCAAGCAGGTCCGTGACAATATTCATTCGGTTGATGTGGCGGGTTTCATGTTCGAGTTCTACCAGGCGCCCCGGGCAGGCGAGGTCTATAATCTCGGCGGCGGCAAGGATAACTCGTGCTCAATCCTGGAAGCCTTCGAGATGGCCTCGGCCTGCACCGGCAAGAAGCAGATCCACACTTATGTGGACAAAGCACGCAGTGGCGACCATATCTGCTACTACAGCGACTTGCGCAAGATGCAGTCGCATTACCCCCGGTGGCAGCTTACCCGGGACCTGCCGCACATCTTCGAGGAGATTGTTGCCTCCTGGCGAGAGCGCATGGCGGCCAAGTGA
- a CDS encoding DUF3568 family protein: protein MNMKVKWLTMTLAAALPLVGGGCAAVVVGGAVAAAGVGTYAYVNGEMKGTEAVSLDRAWTASQSAMKDLEFPITNKAKDALQAELTARTSADKRILIKLKKMSDGATEIRIRVGTFGDESASQLILDKIKSHF from the coding sequence ATGAACATGAAGGTGAAATGGCTGACAATGACACTCGCCGCAGCCCTGCCACTTGTTGGGGGCGGTTGTGCGGCGGTGGTGGTGGGCGGAGCGGTAGCGGCCGCGGGAGTGGGTACCTACGCTTACGTAAACGGCGAAATGAAAGGGACTGAAGCGGTGTCGCTGGATCGGGCGTGGACAGCATCTCAGTCAGCTATGAAAGACCTGGAGTTTCCCATCACCAATAAAGCCAAAGACGCACTCCAGGCAGAATTGACGGCGCGCACATCCGCGGATAAGCGAATCCTGATCAAGTTGAAGAAAATGTCAGACGGGGCCACGGAAATCCGCATCCGTGTGGGTACGTTTGGGGATGAATCCGCCTCGCAACTGATTTTGGACAAGATCAAGAGTCATTTCTGA
- a CDS encoding Nif3-like dinuclear metal center hexameric protein: MSKAPLAAIVRYCDRLLRIAGIQDYERAANGLQVENRGTVTRIAAAVDASLATVRLAAAAKADLLLAHHGLFWTSAHPWTGGRYELLCCLLEHDLAVYSSHLPLDAHPRLGNNALLGAALGLKRLRPFYLSHGQHIGFQARASVSRMDLIKRLQRATGMQPRVIAAGPKQCRRIGVVSGGAGDGLRQAAEEGVDTFVTGEGPHWTYSVAEELGLNVLYGGHYATETFGVKALARHLSSRFKVPWVFLDHPTGL; this comes from the coding sequence ATGTCAAAAGCTCCCCTGGCGGCCATTGTCCGCTACTGCGATCGGTTGCTGCGCATCGCCGGGATTCAGGATTACGAGCGGGCCGCCAACGGCCTGCAGGTGGAGAATCGCGGTACGGTCACGCGAATCGCCGCAGCGGTGGACGCCAGCCTGGCAACAGTCCGGCTGGCGGCGGCGGCCAAAGCTGATTTGCTGTTGGCGCATCACGGGTTATTCTGGACTTCCGCGCATCCGTGGACGGGAGGCCGCTACGAGCTGCTATGCTGCCTGCTCGAGCATGATCTTGCGGTATACAGCTCTCACCTGCCATTGGATGCTCACCCGCGCCTGGGCAACAATGCCCTTCTTGGTGCGGCACTCGGACTGAAGCGGCTGCGTCCTTTCTACCTGAGTCACGGCCAGCACATTGGATTTCAGGCGCGAGCCAGCGTCTCTCGGATGGACCTGATCAAACGTCTGCAGCGCGCCACGGGAATGCAGCCACGGGTGATTGCGGCCGGGCCGAAGCAGTGCCGGCGCATTGGCGTGGTAAGCGGAGGAGCGGGCGACGGGCTCAGGCAGGCTGCCGAAGAGGGCGTGGACACTTTCGTCACGGGGGAAGGGCCTCATTGGACTTACTCTGTGGCGGAGGAGTTGGGCTTAAATGTGCTGTACGGGGGGCACTACGCGACGGAAACATTTGGCGTCAAGGCGCTGGCGAGGCATCTTTCGAGCCGCTTTAAGGTGCCTTGGGTCTTCCTGGATCATCCGACGGGCTTGTAG
- a CDS encoding NAD-dependent epimerase/dehydratase family protein has translation MRLLITGICGFVGGTLARGLRAGWPDWDIVGLDNFVRAGSETNRLNLRDLGVRLYHGDVRNPSDLETLPPCDWIVEAAANPSVLAGVDGKTSSRQLIEHNLVGTINMLELMKTWHCGFTILSTSRVYSIRALAAIPVEPQEDRFVPRADAQLSGFSTQGIAEDFSTEPPLSLYGSSKRASEVLACEYAETFNLPVFILRCGVLAGSGQFGKIDQGIFSYWIHSYCQKRTLKYVGFEGTGCQVRDCLHARDLLPLIAQQLKKPHSDAPRVINVSGGLGQSASLRQLSEWCAQRFGAHSIAADPNNRPFDVPWLVLDSNRAAQYWGWKPQTPLESIWTEIAEHARKHPTWLDSTAD, from the coding sequence ATGCGCCTTCTGATTACAGGCATTTGCGGGTTCGTTGGAGGCACCCTTGCGCGCGGACTGCGTGCCGGATGGCCGGATTGGGATATTGTCGGCCTCGACAACTTCGTTCGGGCCGGCAGTGAAACCAATCGCCTGAACCTGCGTGACCTTGGCGTAAGACTCTATCATGGCGATGTCCGCAACCCCAGCGACCTTGAGACTTTGCCCCCGTGCGACTGGATCGTCGAAGCCGCCGCCAATCCGAGCGTGCTTGCGGGGGTGGACGGCAAGACCAGCAGCCGCCAACTGATCGAACACAATCTTGTCGGCACGATCAACATGCTGGAGTTGATGAAGACCTGGCACTGCGGATTCACTATCCTCAGCACCAGCCGCGTCTATTCGATACGCGCGCTGGCGGCGATCCCGGTGGAGCCTCAAGAAGACCGGTTTGTGCCTCGCGCCGACGCCCAGTTATCGGGGTTCAGTACGCAAGGCATCGCGGAGGACTTCTCGACCGAGCCGCCATTATCGCTCTATGGCAGTTCCAAGCGCGCCTCGGAAGTCCTGGCATGTGAGTATGCCGAAACCTTCAACCTGCCCGTTTTCATCCTGCGTTGCGGGGTATTGGCCGGCAGTGGCCAGTTTGGCAAGATAGATCAAGGCATTTTCTCCTATTGGATCCACTCCTACTGCCAGAAACGGACGCTGAAGTACGTCGGTTTTGAAGGTACGGGATGTCAGGTGCGCGATTGCCTGCATGCGCGCGACCTGCTGCCGTTGATAGCGCAGCAGCTCAAGAAACCGCATTCAGACGCGCCACGAGTGATCAATGTGAGCGGCGGCTTAGGCCAGAGCGCTTCGCTACGGCAGTTGAGCGAGTGGTGCGCACAACGGTTCGGAGCCCACTCGATTGCCGCCGATCCCAACAACCGACCGTTTGACGTCCCCTGGCTGGTTCTGGATTCAAACCGTGCGGCCCAATACTGGGGCTGGAAGCCTCAGACACCACTGGAATCTATCTGGACCGAGATCGCTGAACACGCCAGGAAGCACCCGACGTGGCTAGACTCGACCGCCGATTGA